One Carassius gibelio isolate Cgi1373 ecotype wild population from Czech Republic chromosome B18, carGib1.2-hapl.c, whole genome shotgun sequence DNA segment encodes these proteins:
- the LOC127977890 gene encoding thyrotropin-releasing hormone receptor-like — protein MQENVSSRMDTPTNISLVGSGDAVSESLEYKTVSVFLVLLVCGVGIVGNVMVVLVVLTTRHMRTPTNCYLVSLAVADLMVLVAAGLPNISESLMATWVYGHAGCLGITYFQYLGINASSCSITAFTVERYIAICHPMRAQTVCTVSRAKRIIAGVWAFTCVYCMLWLFLVDIQVNPDGRVQCGYRVSRDLYLPIYLIDFAIFYVIPLLLAIALYGLIARILYLNPLPHPPDSGTIIAPTLRRSCKEPADAGKAGRQGRPKSALSSRKQVTKMLAVVVVLFALLWMPYRTLVLINSFVSTPYLDAWFLLFCRTCIYANSAINPVVYNLMSQKFRSAFRGLYRCHREDVHQRTLSMLQSGYNLGRDSRVCSNTNGTPRKTSSVTPEQKQNKGMVNDKENKDKLISDGVKNEIEPSIKKNAVKNCNVDELKSSADKEMPTVENVDMSKINDNGKIMEESDNTAQGIIAVMSNTEQTQLDADEFKSTVGEAEQNDTELNHSIV, from the exons ATGCAGGAAAATGTGAGCTCCAGAATGGACACCCCCACTAACATCTCCCTGGTGGGGTCTGGGGATGCTGTGTCCGAGTCCCTGGAGTATAAGACGGTATCTGTGTTCCTGGTGCTGCTGGTGTGTGGCGTGGGCATAGTGGGAAACGTCATGGTCGTGCTGGTGGTTCTTACCACACGGCACATGCGTACACCCACCAACTGCTATCTGGTGAGCTTGGCCGTGGCCGACCTGATGGTCTTGGTGGCCGCGGGTCTGCCCAATATCTCAGAGAGCTTGATGGCCACCTGGGTGTATGGGCATGCTGGGTGCCTGGGCATCACCTACTTCCAGTACCTTGGCATTAATGCATCCTCCTGTTCAATTACAGCCTTCACTGTGGAGAG ATACATCGCTATTTGTCACCCAATGAGGGCTCAAACGGTCTGTACGGTATCCCGAGCCAAACGCATCATTGCCGGAGTGTGGGCTTTCACCTGTGTATACTGTATGCTCTGGCTGTTCCTGGTGGACATCCAGGTGAACCCTGACGGCCGTGTTCAGTGCGGCTACCGTGTCTCTCGAGACCTCTACCTGCCCATCTACCTGATCGACTTCGCCATCTTCTACGTGATCCCGCTGCTCCTGGCCATCGCTCTTTACGGTCTCATCGCCCGAATCCTTTACCTCAATCCTCTGCCCCACCCACCAGACTCAGGTACCATTATCGCCCCCACTCTCAGGAGGAGCTGCAAAGAACCAGCGGACGCCGGAAAAGCAGGTCGCCAGGGACGCCCAAAGAGCGCTCTTTCTTCCCGGAAACAG GTCACTAAAATGCTCGCAGTGGTGGTTGTGCTCTTCGCCCTGCTGTGGATGCCATACAGGACCCTGGTTCTTATTAACTCCTTCGTGAGCACGCCATACCTGGATGCCTGGTTCCTGCTCTTCTGCAGAACCTGCATTTACGCTAACAGTGCGATCAACCCTGTCGTTTACAACCTGATGTCCCAGAAGTTTCGCTCAGCTTTCCGTGGGCTGTACCGCTGCCATAGGGAAGACGTGCATCAGCGGACGCTCTCCATGCTCCAGAGCGGATACAACCTTGGAAGGGACTCCCGAGTTTGCAGCAACACCAACGGCACACCTAGGAAAACCAGTTCAGTCACTCCTGagcagaaacaaaacaaaggcATGGTGAACGACAAGGAAAATAAAGACAAGCTAATTAGTGATGGTGTAAAAAATGAGATTGAGCCGAGCATCAAGAAAAACGCAGTTAAAAACTGCAATGTAGATGAACTGAAAAGCTCAGCTGACAAAGAGATGCCTACAGTTGAGAATGTGGACATGAGCAAGATTAATGATAATGGGAAAATAATGGAGGAAAGCGATAATACCGCTCAGGGTATTATCGCTGTCATGAGCAACACAGAGCAGACACAGCTAGATGCCGATGAATTCAAATCTACTGTGGGGGAAGCCGAACAGAATGACACAGAGTTAAATCACAGCATTGTATAG